Proteins from a genomic interval of Sphingopyxis sp. QXT-31:
- the hutG gene encoding N-formylglutamate deformylase: MSWLHVERADTPLILAFPHGGTEIPEEYLPAFRSRDLALLDTDWHIRRLYDGLVDATFVWTDISRSVVDCNRDPSGVSLYPGQATTGLCPTETFDGVPLYNEGTAPDVEARRLAYHQPYHAALANEIERLRARHSRVVLYDCHSIRGVVPRLFDGELPELNVGTDNGTTCDIALSDAVIAECGPRWSVLNGRFRGGWTTRHYGQPESGVHAIQMETAMRAYLDESPLAEGRAPAWDDGRAAGLRTDLARILAAVLDFAKGRP, from the coding sequence ATGAGTTGGCTCCACGTCGAGCGCGCCGATACGCCGCTGATCCTCGCTTTCCCGCACGGCGGCACCGAGATACCCGAGGAATATCTTCCGGCCTTCCGCTCGCGCGACCTCGCGCTGCTCGACACCGACTGGCACATCCGCCGCCTCTACGACGGGCTGGTCGATGCGACCTTCGTGTGGACCGACATTTCGCGCAGCGTCGTCGACTGCAACCGCGACCCGTCGGGCGTCTCGCTCTATCCCGGGCAGGCGACGACCGGGCTCTGCCCCACCGAAACCTTCGACGGTGTGCCGCTCTACAACGAGGGCACCGCGCCCGATGTCGAAGCGCGCCGCCTCGCATACCACCAGCCCTATCACGCCGCGCTCGCCAACGAGATCGAGCGGCTGCGCGCGCGCCATTCGCGCGTCGTCCTCTACGACTGCCACTCGATCCGCGGCGTCGTGCCGCGCCTGTTCGACGGCGAATTGCCCGAGCTGAACGTCGGCACCGACAACGGCACGACCTGCGATATCGCATTGAGCGACGCGGTGATCGCCGAATGCGGGCCGCGCTGGTCGGTGCTCAACGGGCGCTTTCGTGGCGGCTGGACAACGCGCCACTATGGCCAGCCCGAGAGCGGCGTGCACGCGATCCAGATGGAAACCGCGATGCGCGCCTATCTCGACGAAAGCCCGCTTGCCGAGGGCCGTGCTCCCGCGTGGGACGACGGCCGCGCCGCCGGGCTGCGCACCGACCTCGCCCGCATCCTCGCCGCGGTGCTCGATTTTGCGAAAGGACGCCCATGA
- the hutU gene encoding urocanate hydratase → MTRLDNSRHIRAATGTELSAKSWLTEAPLRMLMNNLDARVAEAPQELVVYGGIGRAARDWESYDRIVETLKRLEGDETLLIQSGKPVGVFKTHADAPRVLLANSNLVPKWADWEHFHELDKAGLMMYGQMTAGSWIYIGSQGIVQGTYETFVEAGRQHYGGDLSGRWILTAGLGGMGGAQTLAATMAGASCLAVECQPSRIEMRLETGYVDRMTTSLDEALEIVTTSKTPISVGLLGNAADVYPELVRRGVRPDLVTDQTSAHDPVNGYLPQGWSLDEWFSKRESDPAAVAAAAKASMAVHVRAMLDFKAAGLPVVDYGNNIRQVAFDEGVTDAFDFPGFVPAYVRPLFCRGVGPFRWAALSGDPEDIYKTDAKVKELLPDNAHLHNWLDMARERIHFQGLPARICWVGLGDRHRLGLAFNEMVASGELKAPVVIGRDHLDSGSVASPNRETEAMKDGTDAVSDWPLLNALLNTASGATWVSLHHGGGVGMGYSQHSGMVIVADGTAEAAKRLERVLWNDPGTGVMRHADAGYDIAIDCAREKGLDLPSL, encoded by the coding sequence ATGACCCGTCTCGACAACAGCCGCCACATCCGCGCCGCGACCGGAACCGAGCTCTCGGCCAAGAGCTGGCTGACCGAAGCGCCACTGCGCATGCTGATGAACAATCTCGACGCGCGCGTCGCGGAGGCGCCGCAGGAACTGGTGGTCTATGGCGGCATCGGCCGCGCCGCGCGCGACTGGGAAAGCTATGACCGCATCGTCGAGACGCTGAAGCGGCTCGAGGGCGACGAGACCTTGTTGATCCAGTCGGGCAAGCCGGTCGGCGTGTTCAAAACGCACGCCGATGCGCCGCGCGTGCTCCTCGCCAATTCGAACCTCGTGCCCAAATGGGCCGATTGGGAACATTTCCACGAGCTCGATAAGGCCGGGCTGATGATGTACGGCCAGATGACCGCGGGCAGCTGGATCTATATCGGCAGCCAGGGGATCGTGCAGGGCACTTACGAAACCTTCGTCGAGGCGGGGCGCCAGCATTATGGCGGCGACCTGTCGGGCAGATGGATCCTCACCGCGGGCCTCGGCGGGATGGGCGGTGCGCAGACGCTCGCCGCGACGATGGCCGGCGCCTCGTGCTTGGCGGTCGAATGCCAGCCGAGCCGGATCGAGATGCGGCTCGAAACCGGCTATGTCGATCGCATGACGACCAGCCTCGACGAGGCGCTCGAGATTGTGACGACGTCGAAGACCCCCATTTCGGTCGGCCTGCTCGGCAACGCCGCCGACGTCTATCCCGAACTGGTGCGCCGCGGCGTGCGCCCCGACCTAGTTACCGACCAGACCTCGGCGCACGATCCGGTCAACGGCTATCTGCCGCAGGGCTGGAGCCTCGACGAGTGGTTTTCGAAGCGCGAGAGCGACCCCGCCGCGGTTGCTGCGGCGGCCAAGGCGTCGATGGCGGTGCACGTCCGCGCGATGCTCGATTTCAAGGCCGCGGGGCTGCCCGTGGTTGATTATGGCAACAACATCCGCCAGGTCGCCTTCGACGAGGGCGTGACCGACGCCTTCGACTTCCCGGGCTTCGTCCCTGCTTATGTTCGTCCGCTCTTCTGCCGCGGCGTGGGGCCGTTCCGCTGGGCTGCGCTGTCGGGCGATCCCGAGGACATTTACAAGACCGATGCCAAGGTGAAGGAGTTGCTGCCCGACAATGCGCATCTCCACAACTGGCTCGACATGGCGCGCGAGCGCATCCATTTCCAGGGCCTGCCCGCGCGCATCTGCTGGGTCGGGCTCGGCGACCGCCACCGCCTGGGCCTCGCGTTTAACGAAATGGTCGCATCCGGCGAACTCAAGGCACCGGTGGTGATCGGCCGCGATCATCTCGATTCGGGCTCGGTCGCCTCGCCCAACCGCGAGACCGAGGCGATGAAGGACGGCACCGATGCCGTGTCCGACTGGCCTTTGCTCAACGCGCTGCTCAACACCGCCTCGGGTGCGACCTGGGTGTCGCTGCACCATGGCGGCGGGGTCGGCATGGGCTATTCGCAGCACAGCGGCATGGTAATCGTCGCCGACGGTACGGCCGAGGCGGCGAAGCGGCTCGAACGCGTGTTGTGGAACGATCCCGGCACCGGGGTGATGCGCCACGCCGATGCCGGCTACGACATCGCGATCGACTGCGCCCGCGAAAAGGGGCTCGACCTGCCGAGCCTCTAG
- a CDS encoding PepSY-associated TM helix domain-containing protein, translated as MHAPTKSRPAPTRKSRKAFWLKQLHMWHWMSSAVSLIGLILFAVTGFTLNHAADIEGSPVVTEKTAQIPSALLAQLTRAEPADAKGPLPRPVADWVEANFPVKAGGEAEWASENVYLPAPRPGGDAWVDIDRATGDVTGEVTDRGWISYLNDLHKGRNSGGEWSLFIDIFSFACLVFGITGLFLLWLHAAKRKSTWPLVGAGLAIPAAIAIVFIH; from the coding sequence ATGCACGCTCCCACCAAGTCCCGTCCGGCCCCGACCAGGAAGAGCCGCAAGGCCTTCTGGCTCAAGCAGCTTCATATGTGGCACTGGATGAGCTCGGCGGTCAGCCTGATCGGGCTGATACTGTTCGCAGTGACGGGTTTCACGCTCAATCACGCCGCCGACATCGAGGGTTCGCCGGTCGTCACCGAAAAGACGGCGCAAATCCCGTCGGCGCTACTCGCGCAGCTGACCAGGGCAGAACCTGCCGACGCCAAGGGACCGCTCCCCAGACCCGTCGCCGACTGGGTCGAGGCGAATTTCCCGGTCAAGGCCGGCGGCGAGGCCGAATGGGCGTCCGAAAATGTCTATCTGCCCGCGCCGCGCCCCGGCGGCGACGCGTGGGTCGATATCGACCGCGCGACGGGCGACGTGACCGGCGAAGTCACCGACCGCGGCTGGATCTCCTATCTCAACGATCTCCACAAGGGCCGCAATTCGGGCGGCGAGTGGAGCCTGTTCATCGACATCTTCTCCTTCGCCTGCCTCGTCTTCGGGATCACCGGGCTGTTCCTGCTGTGGCTCCACGCCGCGAAGCGCAAGAGCACTTGGCCGCTCGTCGGTGCCGGGCTCGCGATCCCCGCCGCCATCGCCATTGTCTTCATTCATTAG
- a CDS encoding DUF2271 domain-containing protein gives MQPSPRALVIGGSLSAALAVPVLAAAPSTMDVTVNIPRLKVAEYHKPYVAFWVEKAGAKAKTVAVWYDHDMKANEGTKWLRDVRQWWRVSGRSMTFPANGITGATRAPGAHKISFTRAQLGAMAAGEYVLVVEAAREVGGREMLRIPFTWPGKAGAGGKAAGKAELGAVSISFR, from the coding sequence ATGCAGCCTTCTCCCCGCGCGCTCGTCATCGGCGGATCGCTCAGCGCGGCGCTTGCCGTTCCCGTGCTTGCCGCCGCGCCGTCGACGATGGACGTCACGGTCAACATCCCGCGGCTGAAGGTCGCCGAATATCACAAGCCTTATGTGGCTTTCTGGGTCGAGAAGGCGGGCGCCAAGGCCAAGACCGTCGCGGTCTGGTACGACCATGACATGAAGGCCAATGAGGGCACCAAATGGCTGCGCGACGTGCGCCAGTGGTGGCGCGTCTCGGGCCGTTCGATGACCTTCCCCGCCAACGGCATCACTGGCGCCACCCGCGCGCCGGGCGCGCACAAGATCAGCTTCACCCGCGCGCAGCTCGGCGCGATGGCGGCGGGCGAATATGTGCTGGTGGTCGAAGCCGCGCGCGAAGTCGGCGGGCGCGAGATGCTGCGCATCCCCTTCACCTGGCCGGGAAAGGCCGGCGCCGGCGGCAAGGCCGCGGGCAAGGCCGAGCTCGGCGCCGTTTCCATTTCTTTCCGTTGA
- a CDS encoding DUF4198 domain-containing protein, translating into MKKQLWGFAATAALAAMSAVPANAHRQWMMPSSTVLSGDDVWVTVDAAVSNDLFYFEHQPLRLDAMKAWAPDGTEATIENKATGRYRSTFDVHLTQKGTWKIASAVDGVMGSYDLNGKTERLPRGTTTANLAERIPAGATNVQTAESNNRNEIFVTVGEPTDTLFKPTGKGIELVPVTHPNDLIAGEAATFQFLLDGKPGAGLPVTVIRGGIRYRDDLGEETLKTDGEGKVVLNWAEPGMYWVNVTTPRTEGEGEGPPPTGAAPQRRASYVTTLEVLAP; encoded by the coding sequence ATGAAAAAGCAGCTTTGGGGTTTTGCGGCGACTGCCGCGCTCGCGGCGATGAGCGCGGTTCCCGCCAATGCGCACCGTCAGTGGATGATGCCGTCCTCGACCGTGCTGTCGGGCGACGACGTCTGGGTCACCGTCGACGCCGCGGTGTCGAACGACCTCTTTTATTTCGAGCACCAGCCGCTGCGCCTCGACGCGATGAAGGCCTGGGCGCCCGACGGCACCGAAGCGACGATCGAGAATAAGGCGACCGGCCGCTATCGCAGCACCTTCGACGTGCACCTCACGCAGAAGGGCACGTGGAAGATCGCCTCGGCGGTCGACGGCGTGATGGGCAGCTATGATTTGAACGGCAAGACCGAGCGCCTGCCGCGCGGCACGACGACCGCGAACCTCGCCGAACGCATCCCCGCTGGCGCGACCAACGTCCAGACCGCCGAATCGAACAACCGCAACGAGATTTTCGTGACCGTCGGCGAGCCGACCGACACTTTGTTCAAGCCGACCGGCAAGGGCATCGAGCTGGTCCCCGTCACCCACCCCAACGACCTGATCGCGGGCGAGGCGGCGACCTTCCAGTTCCTGCTCGACGGCAAGCCCGGCGCGGGCCTGCCGGTGACGGTGATCCGCGGCGGCATCCGCTACCGCGACGACCTCGGCGAAGAAACGCTCAAGACCGATGGCGAGGGCAAAGTCGTGCTCAACTGGGCCGAGCCCGGGATGTACTGGGTGAACGTCACCACCCCGCGGACCGAAGGCGAGGGCGAAGGTCCGCCGCCGACAGGTGCTGCGCCGCAGCGCCGTGCAAGCTATGTCACGACGCTGGAAGTGCTCGCACCCTGA
- a CDS encoding FAD:protein FMN transferase, producing MGTDWSLHAVAPPAGTREGVQAALDRVVAQMSQWESKSDLARFNRAPPGEWQAIPAEFAEVLAAGVDIGHRSAGAFSLTLGELSEAWGFGAAGPVDAIPETAAPQSGLEFEPAVRRIRRGDGALLDLSGIAKGYGVDLAAEWLLANGVRHFLLEVGGELRGEGIRPDGQPWWVDVEVPPSWPGAGWRVALHDLSAATSGDYRRGLDIDGQHYSHSFDPRTGRPIVNGVRSVTVLHRSCTMADGWATALTVLGAEAGVALADEQELAACILANGREHVSRAWAAMLD from the coding sequence ATGGGGACCGACTGGTCCCTGCACGCCGTCGCGCCGCCCGCGGGAACGCGCGAGGGCGTGCAGGCGGCGCTCGATCGCGTGGTCGCGCAGATGAGCCAGTGGGAGTCCAAGTCCGACCTCGCGCGCTTCAACCGCGCTCCACCGGGCGAGTGGCAGGCGATCCCCGCCGAATTTGCTGAAGTCCTCGCAGCGGGCGTCGACATCGGCCATCGCAGTGCAGGCGCGTTCAGCCTGACGCTCGGCGAACTCAGCGAAGCCTGGGGCTTTGGCGCGGCTGGACCCGTTGATGCAATCCCCGAAACCGCTGCGCCGCAAAGCGGCCTCGAATTCGAACCCGCCGTGCGGCGCATCCGCCGCGGTGACGGCGCTCTCCTCGACCTCTCGGGCATCGCCAAGGGATATGGCGTCGATCTCGCCGCCGAATGGCTGCTCGCAAACGGCGTGCGCCATTTCCTGCTCGAGGTCGGGGGTGAATTGCGCGGCGAGGGCATCCGCCCCGACGGCCAGCCTTGGTGGGTCGACGTCGAGGTGCCGCCCTCCTGGCCCGGTGCCGGCTGGCGCGTCGCGCTCCACGACCTGTCGGCCGCGACCTCGGGGGACTATCGCCGCGGGCTCGATATCGACGGGCAGCATTATTCGCACAGCTTCGACCCGCGCACCGGACGCCCGATCGTCAATGGGGTGCGATCGGTTACCGTGCTGCACCGCAGTTGCACGATGGCCGACGGCTGGGCGACCGCGCTAACCGTGCTCGGCGCCGAGGCGGGCGTTGCGCTAGCCGACGAGCAGGAGCTCGCCGCCTGCATCCTCGCCAACGGCCGCGAACATGTCTCGCGCGCCTGGGCCGCGATGCTCGACTAG
- a CDS encoding Fe2+-dependent dioxygenase — translation MIRIIPDVLDADGVARLRAILDAAPWVDGNETSGPQAALAKHNQQLPEFGEAAAEAGRIVLDALGRVPLFMAAALPLKIYPPFFNRYSGGDKFADHIDNAIRMRRGSDFRIRSDLSATLFLCDPGSYEGGGLVIEGMAEAPGIKLPAGHLLLYPSSTVHRVEPITAGTRVASFMWIQSMIRDQGQRDLLFDLDMGVQGAVARLGQGDPAVVRLTGVYHNLLRRWADA, via the coding sequence ATGATCCGGATCATTCCCGATGTGCTCGACGCCGACGGCGTCGCCAGGCTGCGCGCCATCCTCGACGCTGCGCCGTGGGTCGACGGCAACGAAACGTCGGGTCCGCAGGCCGCGCTCGCCAAGCACAATCAGCAGCTCCCCGAATTTGGCGAGGCGGCGGCCGAGGCCGGGCGGATCGTGCTCGACGCGCTGGGCCGCGTGCCACTGTTCATGGCGGCGGCGCTGCCGCTCAAAATCTACCCGCCCTTTTTCAATCGCTATTCCGGCGGCGACAAGTTCGCCGACCATATCGACAACGCCATCCGCATGCGCCGTGGCAGCGATTTTCGTATCCGCAGCGACCTGTCGGCGACGTTGTTCCTCTGCGATCCGGGCAGCTATGAGGGTGGCGGGCTGGTGATCGAGGGGATGGCGGAGGCGCCGGGAATCAAGCTTCCCGCCGGGCATCTGCTCCTCTACCCCTCGTCGACCGTCCACCGCGTCGAGCCCATCACTGCGGGGACCCGCGTCGCCAGCTTCATGTGGATCCAGTCGATGATCCGCGACCAGGGCCAGCGCGACCTGCTCTTTGACCTCGACATGGGCGTGCAGGGCGCCGTCGCCCGGCTGGGTCAGGGCGATCCGGCGGTGGTCCGCCTGACCGGCGTCTATCACAATCTGCTGCGCCGCTGGGCCGACGCCTGA
- a CDS encoding TonB-dependent receptor — MKPSTSASFLALSCVGSLISAPAFAAEADAAQDAPGGRNEIIVTGTLATEVESPKSTAPLVDTPQTVTVISQETLRQQNLLTLRDALQTIPGITFGAGEGGGGYGDSINLRGYSANNDLTVDGVRDSAQYSRTDPFNLQQIEVYNGANSVFNGSGSVGGTINLVSKIPFARNATTVQAAVGTDNYYRGAVDTNWRINELIAVRLNAMYHENDVPGRDVESFQRWGVAPSITIGVDSDTSLTLAYNHQDDDNVPIFGVPFYLSGVNDGPLPGVDDSDYFGIVNLDEQKTKVDRLTATFRHAFSDKVSIRNLTRWQRVAQYSQTSAPQGVFCLANGLQPIGNGPNATVGLPCPAGQNTPGFYYPAGPRGLVRDQVNDLLHNQTDLTILSGAKGGFFNTLVIGVSATQEDYSIETAQLIRNPGGATPNPVLPPISLSSPNTVYTGPVNYIRTGNSYGDTRNLAIYAFDTVEISPMFELNAGVRYESVRTVFRADTVTTPATGTVYTRGVDQVSDENLFSYRFGAVFHPVENISLYAAYGNAKTPTSATVRAGCGLPAAAPGAADPCAVAPEKARTFEIGAKAELMNKKLLLTAALFRNERTNFRTPSNDPSLPNSLQVLDGKSRVDGVALGITGNVTPEWAIFANYTYLDSKVRQSVSDYCLANPDPQPLTIPPRPPCNNNAAIRDPQAGDQLIQTPKHSGSLFTTYVFPFGLQVGYGVTYQGKFATNQRNIAQRTQFMVDDYLIHRAFVSYDFKNGLVAQLNVSNLTNEEYYTGVRNNVGAGAVAPLSSVTPPPGTITGGAVSGGWATPGDARSAVFSLFYNF; from the coding sequence GTGAAACCATCGACGTCCGCATCTTTCCTTGCGCTCTCCTGCGTCGGAAGCCTGATCAGCGCCCCGGCGTTCGCCGCCGAAGCTGACGCCGCGCAGGATGCGCCCGGTGGCCGTAACGAGATCATCGTTACAGGCACGCTCGCGACCGAAGTGGAATCGCCCAAGTCTACGGCTCCCCTCGTCGACACGCCGCAGACGGTCACCGTGATCTCGCAGGAAACGCTGCGCCAGCAGAACCTCCTCACCTTGCGCGATGCGCTGCAGACGATCCCCGGCATCACCTTCGGCGCGGGCGAAGGCGGCGGCGGTTATGGCGACTCGATCAACCTGCGCGGCTATTCGGCGAACAACGACCTGACCGTCGACGGCGTGCGCGACAGCGCGCAATACAGCCGCACCGACCCGTTCAACCTCCAGCAGATCGAAGTCTACAACGGCGCCAACTCGGTCTTCAACGGATCGGGCAGCGTTGGCGGGACGATCAACCTCGTCAGCAAGATCCCGTTCGCGCGCAACGCGACGACGGTGCAGGCGGCGGTCGGCACCGATAACTATTACCGCGGCGCGGTCGATACCAACTGGCGCATCAACGAACTGATCGCGGTGCGCCTGAACGCTATGTATCACGAGAATGACGTACCCGGCCGCGACGTCGAGAGCTTCCAGCGTTGGGGCGTCGCGCCGTCGATCACGATCGGCGTCGACAGCGACACCAGCCTGACCCTCGCCTATAATCACCAGGACGACGACAATGTCCCGATCTTCGGCGTGCCCTTCTATCTCAGCGGCGTCAACGATGGCCCGCTGCCCGGCGTCGATGACAGCGACTATTTCGGCATCGTCAACCTCGACGAACAGAAGACCAAAGTCGACCGCCTGACCGCGACGTTCCGCCATGCATTCAGCGACAAGGTGTCGATCCGCAACCTGACCCGCTGGCAGCGCGTCGCGCAATATAGCCAGACGAGCGCGCCGCAGGGCGTCTTCTGTCTCGCCAACGGGCTCCAGCCGATCGGCAACGGCCCGAACGCCACCGTCGGCCTCCCCTGCCCCGCCGGGCAGAACACCCCCGGTTTCTATTATCCGGCGGGTCCGCGCGGGCTGGTGCGCGACCAGGTCAACGACCTGCTCCACAACCAGACCGACCTGACGATCCTGAGCGGCGCCAAGGGCGGCTTCTTCAACACCCTCGTCATCGGCGTTTCGGCGACGCAGGAAGATTATTCGATCGAGACGGCGCAGCTCATCCGCAACCCAGGCGGCGCGACGCCGAACCCGGTGCTGCCGCCGATCAGCCTGTCGAGCCCGAACACCGTCTACACCGGCCCGGTCAACTATATCCGCACCGGCAACAGCTATGGCGATACCCGCAACCTCGCCATCTACGCTTTCGACACGGTCGAAATCTCGCCGATGTTCGAATTGAATGCCGGCGTCCGCTATGAAAGCGTCCGCACGGTATTCCGCGCCGACACGGTGACCACGCCGGCAACCGGCACTGTCTATACGCGCGGTGTCGATCAGGTCAGCGACGAGAATCTCTTCTCCTATCGCTTCGGCGCGGTGTTCCACCCGGTCGAAAATATCAGCCTCTATGCCGCCTATGGCAATGCGAAGACGCCGACCTCGGCCACCGTGCGCGCCGGTTGCGGCCTTCCCGCCGCAGCGCCGGGAGCGGCAGACCCTTGCGCGGTCGCGCCGGAAAAGGCCCGGACCTTCGAAATCGGCGCCAAGGCCGAACTGATGAACAAGAAGCTGCTGCTGACCGCCGCGCTCTTCCGCAACGAGCGCACCAACTTCCGCACCCCGTCGAACGACCCTTCGCTGCCCAATTCGCTGCAGGTTCTCGACGGCAAGTCGCGCGTCGACGGCGTCGCGCTGGGCATCACGGGCAATGTCACTCCCGAATGGGCGATCTTCGCCAACTACACCTATCTCGACAGCAAAGTGCGCCAGAGCGTGTCGGACTATTGCCTGGCCAACCCCGATCCGCAGCCGCTGACCATTCCTCCGCGCCCTCCGTGCAACAACAATGCCGCCATTCGCGATCCGCAGGCGGGTGACCAGTTGATCCAGACGCCCAAGCATTCGGGCAGCCTGTTCACCACCTATGTGTTCCCCTTCGGGCTGCAGGTGGGTTATGGCGTGACCTATCAGGGCAAGTTCGCGACGAACCAGCGCAACATCGCGCAGCGCACCCAGTTCATGGTCGACGATTATCTGATCCACCGCGCGTTCGTGTCGTACGACTTCAAGAACGGCCTGGTGGCCCAGCTCAACGTTTCGAACCTGACGAACGAGGAATATTACACCGGCGTGCGCAACAATGTCGGCGCAGGCGCGGTCGCTCCGCTTTCAAGCGTCACGCCCCCGCCGGGCACAATTACCGGCGGCGCCGTCAGCGGTGGCTGGGCGACCCCGGGCGATGCACGCTCGGCCGTGTTCAGCCTCTTCTACAACTTCTGA
- a CDS encoding energy transducer TonB: MTYTGQVSNGQRVIAGGGALLGLLVVGLGLASGLDLSAVRTASEAISAIALPAPKSPEPISVPTETPSDKAAGAASAANRNAKATSVVAPKPKLPPPVPPPVAAAPKPGSASDASAGAAPVAGPGSGAAGRGDGLGAGGSGSGSGGGTRPAWRSGTIEDRDYPREARRAKIGGEVEVRFTIEATGRVTGCRVSKSSGDAALDAATCRLIEERFRFKPATNAGGIAVASSYGWRQTWWLEHR; the protein is encoded by the coding sequence ATGACTTACACGGGGCAGGTTTCGAACGGACAGCGTGTGATCGCCGGCGGCGGCGCCCTCCTCGGCCTGCTTGTCGTCGGGCTGGGGCTGGCGAGCGGGCTCGACCTGAGCGCGGTGCGCACGGCGAGCGAGGCGATCAGCGCGATTGCCCTTCCCGCTCCCAAGTCGCCCGAGCCGATTTCGGTCCCGACCGAAACACCGTCGGACAAGGCCGCGGGCGCCGCTTCGGCGGCCAACCGGAACGCCAAGGCCACATCGGTCGTCGCCCCCAAGCCTAAACTGCCTCCCCCCGTTCCGCCGCCAGTTGCCGCGGCGCCCAAGCCCGGCAGCGCCAGCGACGCTTCGGCGGGCGCTGCGCCGGTCGCGGGGCCGGGATCGGGCGCTGCCGGACGCGGCGACGGGCTCGGCGCGGGCGGATCGGGGAGCGGCAGCGGTGGCGGCACCCGCCCCGCCTGGCGCAGCGGTACCATCGAGGATCGGGACTATCCGCGCGAGGCGCGCCGTGCGAAGATCGGCGGCGAGGTCGAGGTGCGCTTCACGATCGAGGCGACGGGGCGCGTCACCGGTTGCCGCGTCAGCAAATCGAGCGGCGACGCCGCGCTTGATGCCGCGACCTGCCGGCTGATCGAGGAGCGCTTTCGCTTCAAACCGGCGACCAATGCTGGGGGAATCGCCGTGGCCAGCAGCTATGGCTGGCGCCAGACCTGGTGGCTGGAACACCGCTAG
- a CDS encoding alpha/beta fold hydrolase, producing the protein MMASGPTSNSFISQRLKLHYADWGNEDAPPLLLVHGGRDHCRSWDWVAEKLRDRYHIIAPDLRGHGDSAWSPDGNYEMGAFVYDLAQLIHQLDLAPVTIVSHSMGGNISTRYSGLFPDKVKKLVSIEGLGPSPAVQEERGKTPFDERMRQWIEDKRQAAGRQPKRYATLDDALARMAAENAYLTPEQARHLTIHGINRNEDGSWSWKFDNYLNIWTIFDMPQEELHKLWAKISCPTLLLYGADSWASNPEKDGRIEHFGNAKVIEFENAGHWLHHDQFDRFMSTLDDFL; encoded by the coding sequence ATGATGGCAAGCGGCCCCACCTCGAACAGCTTCATCTCGCAGCGGCTGAAGCTCCACTATGCCGATTGGGGTAATGAAGACGCACCCCCACTTTTGCTGGTGCATGGCGGGCGCGACCATTGCCGCAGCTGGGACTGGGTCGCCGAGAAATTGCGCGACCGCTATCATATCATCGCGCCCGACCTCCGCGGTCATGGCGACAGCGCCTGGTCGCCCGACGGCAATTACGAGATGGGCGCCTTCGTCTATGATCTCGCGCAGCTGATCCATCAGCTCGACCTCGCGCCGGTAACGATTGTGTCGCATTCGATGGGCGGCAATATCTCGACGCGCTACTCCGGGCTGTTCCCCGACAAGGTGAAGAAGCTGGTGTCGATCGAGGGCCTCGGCCCCTCGCCGGCGGTGCAGGAGGAACGGGGCAAGACGCCGTTCGACGAGCGCATGCGCCAGTGGATCGAGGACAAGCGCCAGGCCGCGGGGCGCCAGCCCAAGCGATATGCAACGCTCGACGACGCGCTGGCGCGGATGGCGGCGGAAAATGCCTATCTTACGCCCGAACAGGCGCGGCACCTGACTATCCACGGCATCAACCGCAACGAGGACGGCAGCTGGAGCTGGAAGTTCGACAATTATCTCAACATCTGGACGATCTTCGACATGCCGCAGGAGGAGCTGCACAAGCTGTGGGCGAAGATCAGCTGCCCGACGCTGTTACTCTATGGCGCCGACAGCTGGGCGTCGAACCCCGAAAAGGACGGGCGCATCGAGCATTTCGGGAACGCGAAGGTCATCGAGTTCGAAAATGCCGGTCACTGGCTGCACCACGACCAGTTCGACCGGTTCATGTCCACGCTAGACGATTTCCTCTAA